The following proteins are co-located in the Macadamia integrifolia cultivar HAES 741 chromosome 3, SCU_Mint_v3, whole genome shotgun sequence genome:
- the LOC122073448 gene encoding protein SODIUM POTASSIUM ROOT DEFECTIVE 1-like codes for MNTKTSKKMRGFMCNSPAATAVCITGDARSVIVPRRPDRSSVALAHHAMLSNSLSSKYTRLVESQRFSPFSSDNHPLMTRPTLQLSSSSFFLRDRERGRKPSSTASSSLTSSTSNPVFQVVVMRVSLHCQGCAGKVKKHLSKMEGVTSFSIDLESKRVTVMGHISPVGVLESISKVKKAEFWGTKEEH; via the exons ATGAACACAAAGACAAGTAAGAAGATGAGAGGATTCATGTGCAATTCACCGGCAGCGACAGCCGTGTGCATCACCGGTGACGCCCGGTCAGTTATAGTGCCGAGGAGGCCAGACAGATCGTCGGTGGCGCTTGCCCATCATGCCATGCTGAGCAACTCATTATCGTCCAAGTACACTCGCCTCGTTGAGTCTCAGAGGTTCTCTCCCTTCTCATCTGATAATCATCCCTTGATGACTCGACCGACACTGcaattgtcatcatcatcattcttCCTCAGAGATCGAGAACGAGGACGAAAACCATCTTCCACTGCTTCCTCTTCCCTCACTTCATCTACCTCCAATCCCGTCTTTCAG GTGGTAGTTATGAGAGTATCCCTTCATTGTCAAGGCTGTGCTGGCAAGGTGAAGAAACATTTATCTAAGATGGAAG GAGTGACTTCTTTCAGTATAGATTTGGAGTCAAAGAGGGTAACTGTGATGGGACACATCTCACCTGTGGGAGTTCTGGAGAGCATATCAAAGGTGAAGAAAGCAGAGTTCTGGGGTACTAAGGAAGAACATTAG